In the genome of Lycorma delicatula isolate Av1 chromosome 8, ASM4794821v1, whole genome shotgun sequence, one region contains:
- the LOC142329439 gene encoding uncharacterized protein LOC142329439, with amino-acid sequence MYIQYHFTKQALQSIKKDKMKTSSVSGTLVFTLCIVFTRASSLMEEDDPELLRDDSGLLERIPRDVKSIFPGNPRIPPPTVVCFREPCNIPEEFQGPTQQRHRRSTATEPNEETRIRRSAKFDDKGFSAFTPESNTRGMLYGTKSFGPNSHGGWVGTAKVEHDFWKSSDGNQRVTGYIKQDRVLGGKFDGFKDTSGGIGYVHRFRRSPKFDDKGFSAFTPESNTRGMLYGTKSFGPNSHGGWVGTAKVEHDFWKSSDGNQRVTGYIKQDRVLGGKFDGFKDTSGGIGYVHRFRRSPKFDDKGFSAFTPESNTRGMLYGTKSFGPNSHGGWVGTAKVEHDFWKSSDGNQRVTGYIKQDRVLGGRFDGFKDTSGGIGYSHRFRRSPYPEESNTRGMIHSTKSFGPNSHGGWQSTAKVEHDIWKSKDGNQKVSGYIRHDRIDGGRFDGFKNTKAGIGYSRSFK; translated from the exons ATGTACATTCAGTATCACTTCACGAAACAAGCTTTGCAGAGCAT aaaaaaagacaaaatgaaaACGTCATCAGTTAGCGGTACGTTAGTTTTTACGTTATGCATTGTGTTTACTCGTGCATCGTCATTGATGGAGGAg gaTGACCCAGAATTATTGAGAGATGATAGTGGATTATTGGAGAGAATACCGAGAGATGTGAAGTCTATATTTCCGGGAAACCCCAGAATACCGCCTCCAACGGTAGTCTGCTTTAGAGAACCCTGCAATATACCTGAAGAATTCCAAGGCCCAACACAACAAAGGCATCGTAGATCAACAGCGACAGAACCTaatgag GAAACGAGAATTCGTAGATCAGCGAAGTTTGATGATAAAGGATTCAGCGCGTTCACCCCAGAAAGCAATACTAGAGGAATGCTTTACGGTACCAAATCATTTGGACCCAACAGTCATGGAGGTTGGGTAGGTACAGCAAAAGTTGAACACGACTTTTGGAAATCAAGTGATGGAAACCAAAGGGTAACAggatatataaaacaagataGAGTATTAGGAGGTAAATTTGACGGCTTTAAGGATACTAGTGGCGGAATTGGTTACGTCCACAGATTCCGTAGATCTCCAAAATTTGATGATAAAGGATTCAGCGCGTTCACCCCAGAAAGCAATACTAGAGGAATGCTTTACGGTACCAAATCATTTGGACCCAACAGTCATGGAGGTTGGGTAGGTACAGCAAAAGTTGAACACGACTTTTGGAAATCAAGTGATGGAAACCAAAGGGTAACAggatatataaaacaagataGAGTATTAGGAGGTAAATTTGACGGCTTTAAGGATACTAGTGGCGGAATTGGTTACGTCCACAGATTCCGTAGATCTCCAAAATTTGATGATAAAGGATTCAGCGCGTTCACCCCAGAAAGCAATACTAGAGGAATGCTTTACGGTACCAAATCATTTGGACCCAACAGTCATGGAGGTTGGGTAGGTACAGCAAAAGTTGAACACGACTTTTGGAAATCAAGTGATGGAAACCAAAGGGTAACAggatatataaaacaagataGAGTATTAGGAGGTAGATTTGACGGATTTAAGGATACTAGTGGCGGAATTGGTTATTCCCACAGATTCCGTAGATCACCTTATCCAGAAGAAAGTAATACAAGAGGAATGATTCACAGTACAAAATCATTCGGACCTAACAGTCATGGAGGATGGCAAAGTACCGCTAAGGTTGAACACGACATATGGAAATCAAAGGATGGAAACCAAAAAGTGAGCGGGTACATACGACATGACAGAATTGACGGCGGTAGATTTGatggttttaaaaataccaaAGCTGGAATAGGTTACAGCCGTAGTTTTaagtaa
- the LOC142329440 gene encoding uncharacterized protein LOC142329440 encodes MALKSYLTLMMRLLFVSVVLGASTAQESELNNEPWMIREHLLEEPYPGYSKHMFPLSMGIEPSKLYEIPRNSDRIRMAVVQDYNSDTSKTEKIRPSYANPRIVKCFPNMNCPKWNKLASEDLNAPKIMQSQDRHKRFALGGFDSYYCNHEPCNRGSGGERFPPGDRFGPRPSDRNPFSKSSRNF; translated from the exons ATGgctttgaaaagttatttaactcTGATGATGCGTCTACTTTTTGTTTCAgtg GTTTTGGGTGCATCTACTGCACAGGAAAGTGAATTAAACAACGAACCATGGATGATAAGAGAACATCTTTTAGAAGAACCATATCCAGGTTACTCAAAACATATGTTTCCGTTATCAATG ggtaTAGAACCATCAAAACTTTACGAAATCCCAAGAAATAGTGATCGAATACGTATGGCAGTAGTACAGGACTATAATTCAGATACatccaaaacagaaaaaattagacCCAGCTATGCAAATCCACGAATTGTGAAGTGCTTCCCAAATATGAATTGTCCAAAATGGAATAAGCTAGCTTCTGAAGATCTTAATGCTCCAAAGATTATGCAATCACAAGATCGTCATAAACGTTTTGCATTAGGTGGTTTTGATAGTTATTATTGCAATCATGAACCATGCAACAGAGGGAGTGGAGGTGAACGTTTTCCACCCGGTGACCGATTTGGTCCTAGACCAAGTGATCGAAATCCATTTTCTAag tcTTCCAGGAATTTTTAG